GTTCAGGGAGCCGAACTTATCGCGTATCACATCCGGTCAGGCGCCCAGGATTATTTCGAGCAGGATCTGCACAGAGAATTCGGCAGGCAGCTTCGCCGCTGTCTTAAAGGTGATCTGTCGTGTATCGAGCTGGCAAAAGCGGCTGACGCCATGGACCCCGGATTGCTGCAAGGGGCGTTTCAGTTTGTTCTTAGCGATGTGACCGAAGCGGGAGAACTGAGGCAGCACGAGTTGACCCGCCTGAAAGAAGAGTATGTGCAGCATCCGGAGCTTGGAAAGATGCAGGCTTTTCACCTAATAGTAGATGAAGGGCTGCTGTCAATTTACTCGGGGGAACGGCTGGCCCCGGAGCTCTTTAGCGGCATGATCGAGGCTTGCTTCGACAAGCTGGAGATCAGTGAAGGCTGCTACCCCCGGGCGGCGGTCAGCTGCCGGAAGAGCAAGCCGGAGGAGATCCGGGAAGCTTTTGCCGAAGTGAAGGAAGCCATGCGCTTGACGGCCCACTGGAATGCCGGACAGCAGGTTGCGCATTACCGCCAGCTTGAGCTGGCCATGGTGCTGCAGCAGGTTCCCGCCGAAATGATGCAAAAATACTGCAGCCGCACCCTGGCCGGATTGCTTGGCCGCGAACCTGAGTACGTAAGGGAAATGCTGCATACATTGGAAGCTTTTCTGGAAAATGACGGCCATATCAACGAAACGGCCAAGAAGCTGTTCATTCATCGCAATACAGCCACTTACCGGATGGAGAAGCTGAGCGAGCTGCTGGACGTCGATTTCAAGAAGACCGACGATTTGCTGCGGCTGCAGCTGGCGTTTTTGTTCCGTAAAATGCTGGAGCGCGGCTGAATACGATCAAGGGAGGCGGCTAAAGGCTGACTGCAGGAGACTGTATGGAGGGAGTTTCATGAGCGCTTATGATATTGCGGCCCACATTAAGAGAAACGACCTTCCAGCTGTGTTGGCCACGCTGATTTCTGTGGAAGGACATTCATACCGAAAGGCCGGATCGGCAATGCTATATCATGATGGAGGAACGATAGGAAGCCTTAGTCCCGGATGTCTCGAAAGCGATTTGCAGCTCCGGACCGGGGAAGTGTGGGATTCGGGGATGCCGGAAACCGTAGAATATGATATGCTGTCTCCTGGTGATTTTTCCTGGGGAGAAGCGGTGGGCTGCGGCGGCAAGATTAAAGTCGTGCTGGAGCCTGTAAAAGACGACCTTAGAAAGTTGCTGGTTGAAGCCCATGACCGGATGGCCTCCGGTCAAAGCGTGATTCTGCGGCGCAGCCGGGCAGGCGGCAGCTATGCCTATTCGCTGGAACTGGCTGCCGGAGCGCAGGAGACACAG
This region of Paenibacillus sp. URB8-2 genomic DNA includes:
- a CDS encoding PucR family transcriptional regulator; this encodes MHLTVEEALSIYPLSEAKLIAGSKGTRRIVKSINVMDAPDISDWIKEGEMLLTTAYLIKDNPEQASALLHKLNRRGSSGLGIKLGRFWETVPEALIAEAEELNFPLIELPFQFTFSDQMNGLFRAELARSTGALQSVLEKQRKLMRFALRPVRSRSLLESVSECIGHPLAVIGSRGELLFNNSPHSERELLGGWPWGNKNRKVRIGEEAGYRLPLLQGEECAGYLVFCSIDPLLLSMEESLFVQGAELIAYHIRSGAQDYFEQDLHREFGRQLRRCLKGDLSCIELAKAADAMDPGLLQGAFQFVLSDVTEAGELRQHELTRLKEEYVQHPELGKMQAFHLIVDEGLLSIYSGERLAPELFSGMIEACFDKLEISEGCYPRAAVSCRKSKPEEIREAFAEVKEAMRLTAHWNAGQQVAHYRQLELAMVLQQVPAEMMQKYCSRTLAGLLGREPEYVREMLHTLEAFLENDGHINETAKKLFIHRNTATYRMEKLSELLDVDFKKTDDLLRLQLAFLFRKMLERG